One window of Misgurnus anguillicaudatus chromosome 13, ASM2758022v2, whole genome shotgun sequence genomic DNA carries:
- the LOC141369254 gene encoding uncharacterized protein, whose product MVNDCCQAAVASRSLPADGANSPPVTKQQMMKKRSSRAAMFIMRDQMDVMCCKSKLRERDKPNTKDVSCVSLCGFTDQTSTDLLVSVYNEDQKTSVNLLDCGIEVKQEDTEADEDYLIYSDQKAVKEEISQLNEMEEKPHHLIPKEESLSCSITARNLSQKQKATAKDALICPQCGKTFTKKGQLNWHMQIHTRKEPYRCDQCGSSFIRKSHLNRHMEIHTGEKPYRCDQCGHGFIRKADLNRHMRIHTGEKPYRCDQCGNSFSRKSHLSRHMGIHSGEKPYSCDQCGHGFIRKCNLNRHMRIHTVENPHTCDQCGKSFNNKWHLNDHTRAHTGEKPYRCDQCGNSFIHKSHLNRHMGIHSGEKPYRCDQCGKTFNRKADLNRHMRIHTGEKPYRCDQCGHSFIRKSHLNRHMGIHTGEKPYRCDRCGHSFIRKCNLNRHMRIHTVKKPQTCDQCGKSFKNKWHLNDHTRAHTGEKPYRCDQCGNSFIRQSHLNRHMRIHTREKLKEPYRCDQCGKTFNRNPDLNRHMIIHTGEKPYICGQCGKSFFIKSDLNRHMRIHTGEKPYRCDQCGQSFILWNQTCKFTMFIMRDQMDVMCCKSKLRERDKPNTKDVSGVSLCGFTDQTSTDLLVSVCNEDQKTSVNLQDCGIEVKQEDTEADEGDLIYSVSLFTLDQKAVKEEISQLNEMEEKPHHLIPKEESLSCSITVRNLSKKPKDALICPQCGKTFTKKGQLNRHMQIHTRKEPYRCDQCGRTFIRKPDLNKHMKIHTGEKPYRCDQCGKSFRNKWHLTEHKRTHTGEKPYSCDQCKRTFIRKPDLNRHIKIHIGKNHYRCDHCGKDFIGKFDYNGHMKIHTGEKPYRCDMCGQSFIRKFHLNRHMSIHTGEKPYRCDQCGKSFIRKCDLNSHMSIHTGEEPYRCDQCGKSFIRKFHFKRHMSIHTGKKPYRCDQCGKSFFRKCDFNRHMSIHTGEKPYICDQCGQSFIRMFHLNRHMSIHTGEKPYRCDQCEKSFFRKCDLNMHISIHTGEKPYRCDQCGKSFIRRHHLTRHMRIHTAEKLMFIMRDQMDVMCCKSKEVALLESKLRQRDELNTKDVSGVSLCGFTDQTSTDLLVSVCNEDQKTSVNLLDCGIEVKQEDTEADEGYLIYTDQKVVKEEISQLNEMEEKPHHLIPKQESLSCLITGNKATANDALICPQCGKTFTKKCYLNHHMQIHTGEKPYRCDQCGKNFICKSDLNGHMRIHTGEKLYTCDQCGRSFKNKWRLTEHTRTHTGEKPYRCDQCGGTFTRKPDLNKHMKIHTGEKPYRCDQCGKRFRVTWNLNQHMKIHIREKPYTCDQCGKSFEKNWHLYEHVQIHTGEKPYRCEQCGKTYSSKWNLKHHMPIHTGEKPYSCDQCEKSFNCKSYLNRHMRIHTGEKPYKCDHCGKSFIRKCDLKRHMRIHTEENP is encoded by the exons ATGGTAAATGACTGTTGTCAAGCAGCTGTTGCGTCACGCTCCCTTCCAGCAGATGGCGCAAACTCACCGCCTGTCACAAAACAACAGATGATGAAGAAGAGAAGCTCACGAGCAGCA ATGTTCATCATGAGAGATCAgatggatgtgatgtgctgtaaatcaaagctcagagagagagataaaccGAACACGAag GATGTATCTTGTGTCTCTCTGTGTGGCTTTACTGATCAAACATCTACAGATCTTCTGGTTTCTGTCTATAATGAAGACCAGAAGACATCAGTGAATCTGCTGGACTGTGGGATAGAAGTGAAACAAGAAGACACAGAAGCAGATGAAGATTATTTGATTTATTCGG ATCAGAAAGCAGTTAAGGAGGAAATTTCACAACTCAATGAAATGGAAGAGAAACCTCATCATTTGATACCCAAGGAAGAATCTCTGAGCTGCTCGATAACTGCGAGGAATTTGTCCCAAAAGCAAAAGGCAACAGCCAAAGATGCTCTTATTTGCCCTCAGTGCGGAAAGACCTTCACTAAGAAAGGTCAACTTAATTGGCACATGCAAATTCACACTAGAAAAGAGCCTTACagatgtgatcagtgtggaaGTAGCTTTATTCGTAAGTCCCATCTCAACCGGCACATGgaaattcacactggagaaaagccttacagatgtgatcagtgtggaCATGGCTTCATTCGTAAGGCTGACCTAAATAggcacatgagaattcacactggagaaaagccttacagatgtgatcagtgtggaaaTAGCTTTAGTCGTAAGTCCCATCTCAGCCGGCACATGGGAATTCACAGTGGAGAAAAGCCTTACAGCTGTGATCAGTGTGGACATGGCTTCATTCGTAAGTGTAATCTCAACAGGCACATGAGAATCCACACTGTAGAAAATCCTCACACatgtgatcagtgtggaaagagttttaacAATAAATGGCACCTTAATGACCACACAAGAGcccacactggagaaaaaccttacagatgtgatcagtgtggaaaTAGCTTTATTCATAAGTCCCATCTCAACCGCCACATGGGAATTCACAGTGGAGAAAAGCCTTACagatgtgatcagtgtggaaaaACCTTCAATCGCAAGGCTGACCTGAATAggcacatgagaattcacactggagaaaagccttacagatgtgatcagtgtggaCATAGCTTTATTCGTAAGTCCCATCTCAACCGGCACATgggaattcacactggagaaaagcctTACAGATGTGATCGGTGTGGACATAGCTTCATTCGTAAGTGTAATCTCAACAGGCACATGAGaatccacactgtaaaaaagccTCAAACatgtgatcagtgtggaaagagttttaaaaataaatggcaCCTTAATGACCACACAAGAGCccacactggagaaaagccttacagatgtgatcagtgtggaaaTAGCTTCATTCGTCAGTCCCATCTCAACCggcacatgagaattcacactagAGAAAAGCT AAAAGAGCCTTACagatgtgatcagtgtggaaaaACCTTCAATCGCAACCCTGACCTGAATAGGCACATGAttattcacactggagaaaagcctTACATATGTGgtcagtgtggaaagagcttctttATTAAGTCTGATCTCAACAGGCACATGAGAATccacactggagaaaagcctTACAGATGCGATCAGTGTGGACAGAGCTTCATTC TTTGGAATCAAACCTGTAAGTTCACG ATGTTCATCATGAGAGATCAgatggatgtgatgtgctgtaaatcaaagctcagagagagagataaaccGAACACAAAG GATGTATCTGGTGTCTCTCTCTGTGGCTTTACTGATCAAACATCTACAGATCTTCTGGTTTCTGTCTGTAATGAAGACCAGAAGACATCAGTGAATCTGCAGGACTGTGGGATAGAAGTGAAACAAGAAGACACAGAAGCAGATGAAGGTGATTTGATTTATTCAG TTTCTCTGTTCACTTTAGATCAGAAAGCGGTTAAGGAGGAAATTTCACAACTCAATGAAATGGAGGAGAAACCTCATCATTTGATACCCAAAGAAGAATCTCTGAGCTGCTCGATTACTGTGAGGAATTTGTCAAAAAAGCCAAAAGATGCTCTTATTTGCCCTCAGTGCGGAAAGACCTTCACTAAGAAAGGTCAACTTAATCGGCACATGCAAATTCACACTAGAAAAGAGCCTTACAGGTGTGATCAGTGTGGAAGAACCTTCATCCGCAAGCCTGACCTGAATAAACACATgaaaattcacactggagaaaagccttacagatgtgatcagtgtggaaagagttttaggAATAAATGGCACCTTACTGAGCACAAAAGAACccacactggagaaaagcctTACAGCTGCGATCAGTGTAAAAGAACCTTCATTCGCAAGCCTGACCTGAATAGGCACATAAAAATTCACATTGGAAAAAATCATTACAGATGTGATCATTGTGGAAAGGACTTCATTGGTAAGTTTGATTATAACGGGCACATgaaaattcacactggagaaaagcctTACAGATGTGATATGTGTGGACAGAGCTTTATTCGTAAGTTCCATCTAAACAGGCACATGAgtattcacactggagaaaagccttacagatgtgatcagtgtggaaagagcttcattCGTAAGTGTGATCTCAACAGCCACATGAGTATTCACACTGGAGAAGAGCCTTACAGATGTGatcaatgtggaaagagcttcattCGTAAGTTCCATTTCAAGAGGCACATGAGTATTCACACTGGAAAAAAGCCTTATagatgtgatcagtgtggaaagagcttctttCGTAAGTGTGATTTCAACAGGCACATGAgtattcacactggagaaaagcctTACATATGTGATCAGTGTGGACAGAGCTTCATTCGTATGTTCCATCTAAACAGGCACATGAgtattcacactggagaaaaaccttacagaTGTGATCAGTGTGAAAAGAGCTTCTTTCGTAAGTGTGATCTCAACATGCACATTAgtattcacactggagaaaaaccttacagatgtgatcagtgtggaaagagcttcattCGTAGGCACCATCTCACCAggcacatgagaattcacactgcaGAAAAGCTT aTGTTCATCATGAGAGATCAgatggatgtgatgtgctgtaaatca aaagaggtggcgttactggagtCAAAGCTCAGACAGAGAGATGAACTCAACACAAAG GATGTATCTGGTGTCTCTCTCTGTGGCTTTACTGATCAAACATCTACAGATCTTCTGGTTTCTGTCTGTAATGAAGATCAGAAGACATCAGTGAATCTGCTGGACTGTGGGATAGAAGTGAAACAAGAAGACACAGAAGCAGATGAAGGTTATTTGATTTATACAG ATCAGAAAGTGGTAAAGGAGGAAATTTCACAACTCAATGAAATGGAGGAGAAACCTCATCATTTGATACCCAAGCAAGAATCTCTGAGCTGCTTGATAACTGGAAACAAGGCAACAGCCAATGATGCTCTTATTTGCCCTCAGTGCGGAAAGACCTTCACTAAGAAATGTTATCTTAATCATCACATgcaaattcacactggagaaaaaccttacagatgtgatcagtgtggaaagaaCTTCATTTGTAAGTCTGACCTTAATGGGCACATGAGAATCCACACTGGAGAAAAGCTTTACACATGTGATCAGTGTGGAAGGAGTTTTAAGAATAAATGGCGCCTTACTGAGCACACAAGAAcccacactggagaaaaaccttacagatgtgatcagtgtggaGGAACCTTCACTCGCAAGCCTGACCTTAATAAGCACATgaaaattcacactggagaaaagccttacagatgtgatcagtgtggaaagCGCTTCAGGGTTACGTGGAACCTTAATCAGCACATGAAAATTCACATTAGAGAAAAGCCTTACACatgtgatcagtgtggaaagagttttgaaaaaaattgGCACCTTTATGAGCACGTgcaaattcacactggagaaaaaccttacagatgtgaacagtgtggaaagacctACAGCAGTAAATGGAACCTTAAACACCACATGCCaattcacacaggagaaaaGCCTTATAGCTGTGATCAGTGTGAAAAATCCTTCAATTGTAAGTCCTATCTCAACAGGCACATGAGAATccacactggagaaaagcctTACAAATGTGAtcactgtggaaagagctttATTCGTAAGTGCGATCTCAAAAggcacatgagaattcacactgaaGAAAATCCTTAA
- the LOC129430396 gene encoding uncharacterized protein, whose protein sequence is MEEKSHHLLPKEESLSCLITDNKATANDALICPQCGKTFTKKCYLHHHMQIHTGEKLYRCDQCGKNFIRKSDLNGHMRIHTVEKLYTCDQCGRSFKNKWHLTEHTRTHTGEKPYSCDQCGRSFTRKPDLNKHMKIHTGEKPYSCDQCGKCFRGTWNLNQHMQIHTREKSDQCGKDFIHKSDLNGHMRIHTVEKPYTCAQCGKSFRNKGHLYEHTRTHAGEKPYSCDQCGKTFTRKPDLKKHMRIHTGEKPYKCEQCGKCFSDKWNLKHHMQIHTGEKPYSCDQCEKTFNRKFLLNRHMRIHTGEKPYKCDHCGQSFIRNCELNWHMKLHKIF, encoded by the coding sequence ATGGAGGAGAAATCTCATCATTTGTTACCCAAGGAAGAATCTCTGAGCTGCTTGATAACTGACAACAAGGCAACAGCCAATGATGCTCTTATTTGCCCTCAGTGTGGAAAGACCTTCACTAAGAAATGTTATCTTCATCACCACATgcaaattcacactggagagaaactttacagatgtgatcagtgtggaaagaaCTTCATTCGTAAGTCTGATCTTAATGGGCACATGAGAATCCACACTGTAGAAAAGCTTTACACATGTGATCAGTGTGGAAGGAGTTTTAAGAATAAATGGCACCTTACTGAGCACACAAGAAcccacactggagaaaaaccttacagcTGTGATCAGTGTGGAAGATCCTTCACTCGCAAGCCTGACCTGAATAAGCACATgaaaattcacactggagaaaagccttacagctgtgatcagtgtggaaagTGCTTCAGGGGTACGTGGAACCTTAATCAGCACATGCAAATTCACACTAGAGAAAAGAgtgatcagtgtggaaaggACTTCATTCATAAGTCTGACCTTAATGGGCACATGAGAATCCACACTGTAGAAAAGCCTTACACATGtgctcagtgtggaaagagttttaggAATAAAGGGCACCTTTATGAGCACACAAGAACCCACGCTGGGGAAAAACCTTACAGctgtgatcagtgtggaaaaACCTTCACTCGCAAGCCTGACCTGAAAAAGCatatgagaattcacactggagaaaaaccttacaaatgtgaACAGTGTGGAAAGTGCTTCAGCGATAAATGGAACCTTAAACACCACATgcaaattcacactggagaaaaaccttacagcTGTGATCAGTGTGAAAAAACCTTCAATCGCAAGTTCCTTCTCAACAGGCACATGAGAATccacactggagaaaagcctTACAAATGCGATCATTGTGGACAGAGCTTTATTCGTAACTGTGAACTCAACTGGCACATGAAACTTCACAAAATCTTTTAA
- the LOC129430397 gene encoding uncharacterized protein: MDEKPHHLIPKEESLSSSITVRNNKKKAKVKGALSCPQCGKTVKTKGHLKQHMLIHTREKPYRCDQCGKKFIRKFHLSGHMKIHTGEKSYKCDLCEKSFTRQFHLNRHMSIHTGEKPYRCDQCGNSFIRKCNFNRHMKIHSGEKPYSCDKCGHGFIRMYHLKRHMRTHTGNKPYTCDQCGKSFISKSNLTRHARIHTGEKL; this comes from the coding sequence ATGGACGAGAAACCTCATCATTTGATACCCAAAGAAGAATCTCTGAGCTCCTCGATTACTGTGAGGAACAACAAGAAAAAGGCAAAAGTCAAAGGTGCTCTTAGTTGCCCTCAGTGTGGAAAGACCGTCAAGACGAAAGGTCATCTTAAGCAGCACATGCTAATTCACACTAGAGAAAAACCTTACagatgtgatcagtgtggaaaaAAATTCATTCGTAAGTTCCATCTCAGTGGGCACATgaaaattcacactggagaaaagtcTTACAAATGTGATCTTTGTGAAAAGAGCTTCACTCGTCAGTTCCATCTCAACAGGCACATGAgtattcacactggagaaaagccttacagatgtgatcagtgtggaaaTAGCTTCATTCGTAAGTGTAATTTCAACAGGCACATGAAAATTCACagtggagaaaaaccttacagcTGTGATAAGTGTGGACATGGCTTCATTCGTATGTACCATCTCAAAAGGCACATGAGAACTCACACTGGAAATAAACCTTACACATGTGATCAGTGTGGCAAGAGCTTTATAAGTAAGTCTAATCTCACCAGGCATgcgagaattcacactggagaaaagctTTAA